One segment of Streptomyces sp. NBC_00576 DNA contains the following:
- a CDS encoding acetyl-CoA C-acetyltransferase: MPEAVIVSTARSPIGRAFKGSLKELRADDLTATIIQAALAKVPELDPRDIDDLMLGCGLPGGEQGNNLGRIVAVQMGMDYLPGCTITRYCSSSLQTSRMALHAIKAGEGDVFISAGVEMVSRFTKGNSDSLPDTRNPLFAEAEARTAAVAEQEGTSWHDPREDGLVPDAYISMGQTAENLARVKGVTRQDMDEFGVRSQNLAEEAIKNGFWAREITPVTLPDGTVVSKDDGPRAGVTLEGTQGLKPVFRPDGLVTAGNCCPLNDGAAAVVVMSDTKARELGLTPLARIVSTGVSGLSPEIMGLGPVEASRQALRRAGLTADDIDLAEINEAFAAQVIPSYRDLGIPLEKVNVNGGAIAVGHPFGMTGARITGTLINSLQFHDKQFGLETMCVGGGQGMAMVIERLS, encoded by the coding sequence ATGCCGGAAGCCGTCATCGTCTCGACCGCCCGCTCCCCCATCGGACGCGCCTTCAAGGGCTCCCTCAAGGAGCTGCGCGCCGACGATCTCACCGCCACGATCATCCAGGCCGCGCTGGCCAAGGTCCCCGAGCTCGACCCGCGGGACATCGACGACCTGATGCTCGGCTGCGGTCTGCCCGGCGGCGAGCAGGGCAACAACCTCGGGCGGATCGTCGCCGTACAGATGGGCATGGACTACCTGCCGGGCTGCACGATCACCCGTTACTGTTCCTCGTCCCTCCAGACGTCCCGCATGGCACTGCATGCCATCAAGGCGGGCGAGGGCGACGTCTTCATCTCGGCCGGTGTCGAGATGGTCTCCCGGTTCACGAAGGGCAACTCGGACTCGCTGCCCGACACGCGCAACCCGCTCTTCGCGGAGGCCGAGGCGCGCACCGCGGCCGTCGCGGAGCAGGAGGGCACCTCGTGGCACGACCCGCGCGAGGACGGCCTCGTGCCGGACGCGTACATCTCGATGGGGCAGACCGCCGAGAACCTCGCCCGCGTGAAGGGCGTGACCCGTCAGGACATGGACGAGTTCGGCGTCCGTTCGCAGAACCTCGCCGAGGAAGCCATCAAGAACGGCTTCTGGGCGCGCGAGATCACCCCGGTGACGCTGCCCGACGGCACGGTCGTCAGCAAGGACGACGGTCCGCGTGCGGGTGTGACGCTGGAGGGCACCCAGGGGCTCAAGCCGGTGTTCCGTCCGGACGGACTGGTCACGGCCGGCAACTGCTGCCCGCTGAACGACGGTGCCGCGGCCGTCGTCGTCATGAGTGACACGAAGGCGCGCGAGCTGGGCCTCACACCGCTGGCCCGCATCGTGTCGACCGGCGTCTCCGGCCTCTCCCCCGAGATCATGGGCCTCGGCCCGGTCGAGGCGAGCCGGCAGGCGCTGCGTCGCGCCGGCCTCACCGCCGACGACATCGACCTGGCCGAGATCAACGAGGCGTTCGCCGCCCAGGTGATCCCCTCCTACCGCGACCTCGGCATCCCGCTGGAGAAGGTCAACGTGAACGGCGGCGCCATCGCCGTGGGCCACCCCTTCGGCATGACGGGCGCGCGCATCACGGGCACGCTCATCAACTCCCTCCAGTTCCACGACAAGCAGTTCGGCCTGGAGACGATGTGCGTCGGCGGCGGCCAGGGCATGGCGATGGTCATCGAGCGCCTGAGCTGA
- a CDS encoding DUF4287 domain-containing protein, which translates to MSHVLSEETHRNMLARIPQCTGREVSDWLRTVDEGPSLFRFEEKVSWLRHEHNLAYGHAKALIHEYDLRRAARKFL; encoded by the coding sequence ATGTCCCACGTCCTCTCCGAGGAGACCCACCGCAACATGCTCGCCCGCATCCCCCAATGCACCGGTCGTGAAGTCTCCGACTGGTTGCGCACCGTCGACGAAGGCCCCTCCCTCTTCCGCTTCGAGGAGAAGGTCAGCTGGCTCCGGCACGAGCACAATCTCGCGTACGGCCACGCCAAAGCCCTCATTCACGAGTACGACCTGAGGAGGGCCGCGCGCAAGTTCCTCTGA
- a CDS encoding Bax inhibitor-1/YccA family protein: MRSSNPVFSRRGFSRDNGYAGFNTAPQAGGAAVGTQPGNPYADQHAQQGGNPYATNPYAQQDLQHGAPPQAPVSTGRMTMDDVVMRTATTLGVLVVTAALAWALLPVDDANISRSYGIAIGAGLIAMVLGLVQSFKRKASPALIVTYAALEGVFLGVVSSVVDNRIASGAAMQAVIGTLAVFTAVLVAYKAGWIRVNRRFYGFVMAAALGFVLLMAVNLLFAVFGGGDGLGFRSGGLGIVFGIIGILLGACFLALDFKQVEDGIAYGAPREEAWLAAFGLTMTLVWIYLEFLRLIAILQGND, encoded by the coding sequence ATGAGGAGCAGCAACCCGGTCTTCTCGCGACGGGGGTTCAGCCGCGACAACGGCTACGCGGGCTTCAACACCGCGCCGCAGGCCGGGGGCGCCGCTGTCGGTACGCAGCCGGGCAACCCGTATGCGGACCAGCACGCCCAGCAGGGCGGCAACCCGTACGCGACCAACCCCTACGCCCAGCAGGACCTTCAGCACGGCGCACCGCCGCAGGCCCCGGTCTCCACCGGCCGGATGACGATGGACGACGTCGTCATGCGGACCGCCACCACGCTCGGTGTGCTGGTCGTCACGGCGGCGCTCGCCTGGGCGCTCCTGCCGGTCGACGACGCGAACATCAGCCGGTCCTACGGCATCGCCATCGGCGCCGGTCTGATCGCGATGGTTCTGGGCCTCGTCCAGTCCTTCAAGCGCAAGGCCTCGCCCGCGCTGATCGTGACGTACGCGGCGCTCGAGGGTGTCTTCCTCGGCGTCGTCTCCAGCGTCGTCGACAACCGCATCGCGAGCGGTGCGGCCATGCAGGCCGTGATCGGCACGCTGGCGGTCTTCACCGCCGTACTCGTGGCGTACAAGGCGGGCTGGATCCGCGTCAACCGCCGCTTCTACGGCTTCGTGATGGCGGCGGCGCTCGGCTTCGTGCTGCTGATGGCCGTGAACCTGCTGTTCGCGGTGTTCGGCGGCGGTGACGGCCTCGGCTTCCGCAGCGGCGGCCTCGGCATCGTGTTCGGCATCATCGGCATCCTGCTCGGTGCGTGCTTCCTCGCCCTCGACTTCAAGCAGGTCGAGGACGGCATCGCCTACGGCGCGCCGCGCGAGGAGGCCTGGCTCGCCGCCTTCGGTCTGACGATGACGCTGGTCTGGATCTACCTGGAGTTCCTGCGGCTGATCGCCATCCTGCAGGGGAACGACTAG
- a CDS encoding NADP-dependent oxidoreductase, with amino-acid sequence MKAILFDRFGGTEVLREADIEVPQPGPGQIRVRVRAAGLNALDGKIRSGMMEAVRPTTFPAVPGGELAGVVDALGEGVQDVQVGDEVLGWSDTGSYAQYALATTVAPKPAGLDWQHAAALPVASETAERVLDLLGVAAGETVLMHGAAGAVGTLAVQLATARGARVIATAGPANQDYLTSLGATATLYGEGLVERVRALAPDGVDAVFDLAGKGALEDSITLRGGTERIVTISDLRAHQLGITFSSGGQERSAARLAALAQDAANGKVVTTVTAYPLAQAATAQQVSDAGHGRGKLVLTVD; translated from the coding sequence ATGAAAGCCATCCTGTTCGACCGTTTCGGAGGCACGGAAGTGCTGCGCGAGGCGGACATCGAGGTCCCGCAGCCCGGCCCCGGGCAGATCCGCGTCCGCGTCAGGGCGGCCGGGCTGAACGCGCTGGACGGCAAGATCCGCTCCGGGATGATGGAGGCCGTCCGCCCGACGACTTTCCCCGCGGTCCCCGGTGGCGAGCTCGCCGGCGTGGTGGACGCCCTGGGTGAGGGCGTGCAGGACGTGCAGGTGGGTGACGAGGTGCTGGGCTGGTCGGACACCGGCTCGTACGCCCAGTACGCGCTGGCCACCACCGTGGCCCCCAAGCCCGCCGGCCTCGACTGGCAACACGCGGCCGCGCTGCCCGTGGCGAGCGAGACGGCCGAGCGGGTCCTGGACCTGCTCGGCGTCGCCGCCGGGGAGACCGTACTGATGCACGGCGCGGCCGGAGCGGTAGGCACCCTGGCGGTCCAGCTCGCCACGGCCCGCGGAGCGCGTGTCATCGCCACCGCCGGCCCCGCCAACCAGGACTACCTCACCTCGCTCGGTGCCACCGCGACCCTCTACGGCGAGGGCCTGGTCGAACGGGTCCGGGCACTCGCCCCCGACGGCGTGGACGCGGTGTTCGACCTGGCCGGGAAGGGAGCCCTGGAGGACTCCATCACCCTGCGCGGCGGCACCGAGCGCATCGTCACCATCTCCGACCTCCGCGCGCACCAGCTCGGCATCACCTTCTCCAGCGGTGGCCAGGAACGCTCGGCCGCCCGCCTGGCCGCGTTGGCCCAGGACGCCGCGAACGGCAAGGTCGTCACCACCGTCACCGCCTACCCGCTCGCCCAGGCCGCCACGGCCCAGCAGGTCAGCGACGCCGGGCATGGCCGGGGCAAGCTCGTCCTCACCGTCGACTGA
- a CDS encoding alkene reductase, whose translation MLHALWTPTTVGDISLPHRLVMAPMTRDRSTPEGVPTELNAEYYAQRASHALIITEGTQPSTDGQGYLLTPGIHNDDQIAGWRKVTDAVHAADGRIVIQLMHTGRISHPDNTPHGRQPVAPSAVQPQGAMFTASGPQEMPTPRALSTQEVAATVDDFRRAAAAAVAAGADGVEIHGANGYLVHQFLSDNTNQRTDRYGGSVDNRIRFAVEVAAAVADEIGADRTGLRISPGNPYNDIAESDTAELYPALLRAVSPLGLAYLHVMHAGDEELLGTLRALWPTTLILNRAGTDLPTRAKDIDHGTADLVSVGALALANPDLVERLRSDAPLNTPDPATFYGGGVAGYTDYPTHTV comes from the coding sequence ATGCTGCACGCCCTGTGGACACCGACGACCGTCGGTGACATCTCCCTGCCGCACCGCCTGGTCATGGCCCCCATGACCCGTGACCGCTCCACACCCGAAGGCGTACCGACCGAGCTGAACGCCGAGTACTACGCCCAGCGGGCCTCGCACGCGCTCATCATCACCGAGGGAACCCAGCCCTCCACCGACGGCCAGGGCTACCTCCTCACCCCCGGCATCCACAATGACGATCAGATCGCCGGGTGGCGCAAGGTCACCGACGCCGTGCATGCGGCCGACGGCCGGATCGTCATCCAGCTGATGCACACCGGACGCATCTCCCACCCCGACAACACTCCTCACGGCCGTCAGCCGGTCGCCCCTTCGGCGGTCCAGCCGCAGGGCGCGATGTTCACCGCGTCCGGGCCCCAGGAGATGCCGACACCCCGTGCTCTGTCGACGCAGGAGGTCGCGGCGACCGTCGACGACTTCCGCCGCGCCGCAGCGGCTGCCGTCGCGGCAGGCGCCGACGGCGTGGAGATCCACGGCGCCAACGGCTACCTGGTGCACCAGTTCCTGTCCGACAACACCAACCAGCGCACCGACCGCTACGGCGGTTCCGTCGACAACCGCATCCGCTTCGCCGTCGAGGTCGCCGCCGCCGTGGCCGACGAGATCGGCGCCGACCGCACCGGCCTGCGCATCTCCCCCGGCAACCCCTACAACGACATCGCCGAGTCCGACACCGCCGAGCTGTATCCGGCGCTCCTGCGCGCCGTCAGCCCGCTCGGCCTCGCCTACCTCCACGTGATGCACGCGGGCGACGAGGAACTGCTGGGCACCCTGCGCGCGCTGTGGCCGACCACGCTGATCCTCAACCGGGCCGGCACCGACCTGCCCACCCGCGCCAAGGACATCGACCACGGCACTGCCGACCTTGTCTCCGTCGGCGCCCTCGCGCTCGCCAACCCGGACCTGGTCGAGCGGCTACGCTCTGACGCGCCGCTGAACACCCCCGACCCGGCGACCTTCTACGGAGGTGGAGTGGCCGGCTACACCGACTACCCCACCCACACTGTCTGA
- a CDS encoding MarR family winged helix-turn-helix transcriptional regulator, translating to MAAPTPRTPTTASEGPMSYAIYQLARAHRARAAAMLRELDLHPGQELLLMHLLDRDGQTQSELLESVDVDHSTISKSLRRMQDAGLLVREPADHDRRVMVVHLTDKGRAMRKPLAAMWQALEETSALNLSAQQAESFVRIAHAITDAINSRAVTAEESE from the coding sequence ATGGCCGCCCCTACGCCCCGCACCCCCACTACGGCCAGCGAGGGGCCGATGAGCTACGCGATCTACCAGCTCGCCCGTGCTCACCGGGCCCGCGCCGCCGCCATGCTCCGCGAGTTGGACCTGCATCCCGGACAGGAACTCCTGCTGATGCACCTCCTCGACCGGGACGGCCAGACCCAGTCCGAGCTGCTCGAAAGCGTCGACGTGGACCACTCCACCATCTCCAAGTCCCTACGCCGCATGCAGGACGCCGGCCTGCTCGTCCGCGAGCCGGCCGACCACGACCGGCGCGTCATGGTCGTCCACCTCACCGACAAGGGCCGTGCCATGCGCAAGCCCCTGGCAGCCATGTGGCAGGCCCTGGAAGAGACCTCCGCGCTGAACCTGTCGGCGCAGCAGGCAGAGTCCTTCGTCCGCATCGCCCACGCCATCACCGACGCGATCAACAGCCGTGCCGTTACGGCGGAAGAGTCCGAGTAA
- a CDS encoding SDR family oxidoreductase has product MTTSHPVLVVGATGSLGGKVVDELLGRGKNVRALVRPATDASRLESRGVEIARGDMLDLGSLVAAMNGADAVITTAAGYTRGGKNAHDIDTVGNANLAEAAHRAGIRRFVLTSILTSDQTPQVPHFWHKKIAEDKLEQLGVPFVALRPGAFLDQIATMAGNPIEKGRLTWIGRTTVPLTFVHTSDLAAYLAAAVDAEADNGERIDIGWDRPVSMREMSDLMGRRAGKKIKVWAVPSVVARAAGAVAGRFMPLVKDMAAMFGWFDTGRYVADPRRQEQLFGPAPTAEDVLGRYTDELGTAQHR; this is encoded by the coding sequence ATGACCACCAGCCACCCCGTCCTCGTCGTCGGCGCGACCGGCTCCCTCGGCGGCAAGGTCGTCGACGAACTGCTGGGGCGCGGTAAGAACGTCCGCGCCCTGGTCCGGCCGGCCACCGACGCGAGCAGGCTCGAAAGCCGGGGTGTCGAGATCGCCCGCGGCGACATGCTCGACCTCGGCTCGCTCGTCGCCGCCATGAACGGCGCCGATGCCGTCATCACCACCGCTGCCGGCTACACCCGCGGCGGCAAGAACGCGCACGACATCGACACCGTCGGCAACGCCAACCTCGCCGAGGCCGCCCACCGCGCCGGCATCCGGCGGTTCGTCCTGACCAGCATCCTCACCAGCGACCAGACGCCCCAAGTCCCGCACTTCTGGCACAAGAAGATCGCCGAGGACAAGCTCGAACAGCTCGGCGTCCCGTTCGTCGCACTGCGCCCGGGGGCTTTCCTCGACCAGATCGCGACCATGGCGGGCAACCCGATCGAAAAGGGCCGCCTGACGTGGATCGGCAGGACCACCGTCCCGCTGACCTTTGTCCACACCTCCGATCTCGCGGCGTACCTGGCGGCCGCCGTCGACGCCGAGGCCGACAACGGTGAGCGCATCGACATCGGCTGGGACCGTCCGGTCAGCATGCGCGAGATGTCCGACCTGATGGGCCGCCGGGCCGGAAAGAAGATCAAGGTGTGGGCCGTCCCCTCCGTCGTCGCCCGCGCCGCAGGAGCCGTTGCCGGCCGCTTCATGCCCCTGGTCAAGGACATGGCCGCGATGTTCGGCTGGTTCGACACCGGCCGCTACGTCGCCGACCCCCGCCGCCAGGAGCAGCTGTTCGGCCCCGCCCCCACGGCCGAGGACGTTCTCGGCCGGTACACCGACGAGCTGGGCACGGCGCAGCACCGGTGA
- a CDS encoding 4-hydroxybenzoate 3-monooxygenase, translating to MRTTVGIIGAGPAGLLLARLLHNAGIDSVVLESRDREYVERRQRAGILEQGTVDVLREAGAGARMDREGLRHDGIELRYDRKRHRVDFPALTGGRSVMVYAQTEVCKDLIALQLAEGGPLLFEAEALAVEDADSGTPRVRFRHEGREDVLECEYVVGCDGFWGVARTAIPAELTRVFERSYPFGWLGILADVAPSHDELVYARHDRGFALLSMRSPSVSRLYLQVPDGTDAEEWSDEEIWDELERRFETADGWKLDRGPITQKSVTPMRSYVHEPMRYGRLFLAGDAAHIVPPTGAKGLNLAVGDVVTFARALTHEKETGSADLLDAYSENCLRRVWQAERFSYDMTTLLHRTADATPFEDRLQLARLERIAGARSAETDLAEGYTGFPLE from the coding sequence ATGCGTACCACTGTCGGCATCATCGGAGCCGGCCCCGCCGGCCTCCTGCTCGCCCGGCTGCTCCACAACGCCGGTATCGACTCGGTCGTCCTGGAGAGCCGAGACCGGGAGTACGTCGAGCGACGGCAGCGGGCCGGAATCCTGGAACAGGGGACCGTCGACGTGCTGCGCGAGGCCGGGGCCGGCGCGCGCATGGACCGCGAGGGCCTGCGCCACGACGGCATCGAGCTGCGCTATGACAGGAAGCGCCACCGCGTCGACTTCCCCGCCCTCACCGGCGGCCGGTCCGTGATGGTGTACGCGCAGACCGAGGTCTGCAAGGACCTCATCGCCCTCCAGCTGGCGGAGGGCGGCCCCCTGCTCTTCGAGGCGGAGGCGCTCGCCGTGGAGGACGCCGACAGCGGCACTCCGCGGGTGCGGTTCCGGCACGAGGGGCGCGAGGACGTACTGGAGTGCGAGTACGTCGTCGGATGCGACGGCTTCTGGGGGGTGGCCCGTACGGCGATCCCCGCCGAACTCACCCGCGTCTTCGAACGGTCGTACCCCTTCGGCTGGCTCGGCATCCTCGCCGACGTAGCGCCCTCGCACGACGAGCTCGTCTACGCCCGCCACGACCGCGGCTTCGCCCTCCTGTCCATGCGCTCCCCGTCCGTCTCCCGCCTCTACCTCCAGGTGCCGGACGGCACCGACGCCGAGGAGTGGAGCGACGAGGAGATCTGGGACGAGCTGGAGCGGCGCTTCGAGACCGCCGACGGCTGGAAGCTCGACCGCGGGCCCATCACCCAGAAGTCCGTGACACCGATGCGGAGCTACGTCCACGAGCCGATGCGGTACGGGCGGCTGTTCCTGGCCGGCGACGCCGCGCACATCGTGCCGCCCACCGGCGCCAAGGGCCTCAACCTCGCCGTCGGGGACGTCGTGACCTTCGCGCGCGCCCTGACGCACGAGAAGGAGACGGGGTCGGCGGACCTGCTCGACGCCTACTCCGAGAACTGTCTGCGCCGCGTCTGGCAGGCCGAACGGTTCTCGTACGACATGACGACCCTCCTGCACCGGACTGCGGACGCCACCCCCTTCGAGGACCGGCTCCAGCTGGCCCGGCTGGAGCGGATCGCCGGCGCCCGTTCGGCGGAGACCGACCTGGCCGAGGGGTACACGGGGTTCCCCCTGGAGTGA
- a CDS encoding ABC transporter ATP-binding protein: MVHVVHELQNSNPSPRHRPDRSPPVTASTPLADRTTTTVAARATELSKIYGQGETQVVALDRVSVDFRQAEFTAIMGPSGSGKSTLMHCVAGLDSFSSGSVRIGDTELGSLKDKQLTKLRRDKIGFIFQAFNLLPTLTALENITLPMDIAGRRPDKEWLDSVISMIGLADRLSHRPSQLSGGQQQRVAVARALASRPDIIFGDEPTGNLDSRAGAEVLGFLRNSVRELGQTVVMVTHDPVAAAYADRVVFLADGRIVDELYGPTADGVLDRMKQLDTRTVRTS, translated from the coding sequence ATGGTTCACGTGGTTCACGAGCTTCAGAACTCGAACCCATCGCCGCGCCACCGTCCCGACAGGAGCCCGCCCGTGACCGCCTCCACCCCCCTTGCCGACCGGACCACCACCACGGTGGCCGCCCGCGCCACGGAACTGTCCAAGATCTACGGACAGGGCGAGACGCAGGTCGTCGCCCTGGACCGGGTCTCCGTGGACTTCCGGCAGGCCGAGTTCACCGCGATCATGGGCCCGTCCGGCTCCGGCAAGTCCACGCTGATGCACTGCGTGGCAGGTCTGGACTCCTTCTCGTCCGGCTCCGTGCGCATCGGCGACACCGAGCTGGGCTCCCTCAAGGACAAGCAGCTCACCAAGCTCCGCCGGGACAAGATCGGCTTCATCTTCCAGGCGTTCAACCTGCTGCCGACGTTGACCGCCCTGGAGAACATCACCCTCCCGATGGACATCGCGGGACGCAGGCCTGACAAGGAGTGGCTGGATTCGGTGATCTCGATGATCGGCCTCGCCGACCGTCTGAGCCACCGCCCGTCCCAGCTCTCCGGCGGCCAGCAGCAGCGCGTCGCCGTGGCCCGGGCGCTGGCCTCCCGCCCCGACATCATCTTCGGCGACGAACCGACCGGAAACCTCGACTCCCGCGCGGGCGCCGAGGTACTGGGCTTCCTGCGCAACTCCGTACGGGAACTGGGGCAGACGGTCGTGATGGTCACCCACGACCCGGTGGCAGCGGCGTACGCGGACCGGGTGGTCTTCCTCGCGGACGGACGGATCGTGGACGAGCTGTACGGCCCGACGGCGGACGGCGTCCTGGACCGCATGAAGCAGCTCGACACCAGGACGGTCCGCACCAGCTGA
- a CDS encoding ABC transporter permease: protein MFRTALRNVLAHKARLLMTVLAVMLGVAFVSGTLVFTNTLSNALQNSSAKGFDQVDVAVQPGAGDVGDDGGDTIAKSPELTQALLDESAKVPGAASAIGVVNGFTAIADKDGKLIGGGFQSQGANYWGDKDARYPLKDGTAPKGAGQVALDAKTAERAGYKVGDTVRLSVDGPVFSPTVSGIFTTDDGNVTAGGSLALFDTATAQRLFGKVGAYDEIEVKAAAGTSQTALKAALDKALPRNAVETTTATQLADDQAKSIAAGMSGLKQGLLVFAGIALFVGTFIIANTFTMLVAQRTKELALMRAVGASRRQVTRSVLAEAFVVGAVAAVTGLVAGIGIGAGLRALLGMLGATVPDGPLVVTPGTVGAALAVGILITMLAAWLPGRRAAKIPPVAAMSSVHATATTKSLVLRNTLGALFSGAGIAVVLAATTMSGSDGQAPMGIGAVLLIIGVFILTPLLSRPLIAAAGPFMRVFGVAGKLARQNSVRNPRRTAATASALMIGLTLITGMTVMAGSLQQAIDKMASASIRADYIVSMANGQRLSPDVAGKLTKTPGVTAVSPLSDAPVLIDGTSDYMTGVTGAAIGKLTKLTVDDGTFKVGGTQVVVDERTAKSHDWKAGSAFTVGYDDGQKQRLTVAGVYEGNEVVSGIMVDNTLLAPHRTDAAEPIDMQVMVKTSDGATSATKDKLEKALGANPAIKIQDKKDISNEIAQMFTLMLNMLYGLLAMAVLVAVLGVINTLAMSVFERSQEIGMLRAIGLDRKGIKRMVRLESLVISLFGGVLGIGLGVFFGWAAGELMGTSMPTYELVLPWARMALFLLLAATVGVLAALWPARRAARLNMLAAIKSE, encoded by the coding sequence ATGTTCCGTACCGCCCTGCGCAACGTGCTCGCGCACAAGGCCAGACTCCTGATGACCGTGCTCGCCGTGATGCTCGGCGTGGCGTTCGTGTCCGGGACCCTGGTCTTCACCAACACCCTCTCGAACGCCCTCCAGAACAGCTCCGCCAAGGGCTTCGACCAGGTCGACGTCGCCGTGCAGCCGGGCGCCGGAGACGTCGGGGACGATGGGGGCGACACGATCGCCAAGTCCCCGGAGCTGACGCAGGCCCTGCTAGACGAGAGCGCGAAGGTGCCGGGCGCCGCCTCCGCGATCGGGGTCGTGAACGGCTTCACGGCCATCGCCGACAAGGACGGCAAGCTCATCGGCGGCGGTTTCCAGTCGCAGGGCGCGAACTACTGGGGTGACAAGGACGCCCGGTACCCGCTGAAGGACGGCACCGCGCCCAAGGGCGCCGGCCAGGTCGCCCTCGACGCGAAGACCGCCGAGCGGGCCGGCTACAAGGTCGGGGACACCGTGCGCCTGTCGGTGGACGGCCCGGTGTTCTCCCCGACCGTCTCCGGCATCTTCACCACGGACGACGGCAACGTGACGGCCGGCGGCAGCCTCGCCCTCTTCGACACGGCGACCGCGCAGCGACTGTTCGGCAAGGTGGGCGCGTACGACGAGATCGAGGTCAAGGCGGCGGCCGGGACGAGCCAGACCGCACTCAAGGCGGCGCTGGACAAGGCCCTGCCGCGGAACGCCGTCGAGACGACGACAGCCACCCAACTCGCCGACGACCAGGCGAAGAGCATCGCCGCCGGGATGAGCGGCCTGAAGCAGGGCCTGCTGGTCTTCGCGGGCATCGCGCTCTTCGTCGGTACGTTCATCATCGCCAACACCTTCACCATGCTGGTCGCCCAGCGCACCAAGGAACTGGCGCTGATGCGGGCGGTCGGTGCCTCGCGTCGGCAGGTCACGCGGTCCGTGCTTGCCGAGGCGTTCGTGGTCGGCGCGGTGGCGGCGGTGACCGGACTGGTCGCGGGCATCGGTATCGGGGCCGGGCTGAGGGCGCTCCTCGGCATGCTCGGCGCGACCGTGCCCGACGGGCCGCTGGTCGTCACGCCGGGCACGGTCGGCGCGGCCCTCGCGGTCGGCATCCTCATCACCATGCTGGCGGCCTGGCTGCCCGGCCGCCGCGCCGCGAAGATCCCGCCGGTCGCCGCCATGAGCAGCGTCCACGCGACCGCGACGACCAAGTCGCTGGTGCTGCGCAACACGCTGGGCGCGCTCTTCTCGGGCGCGGGCATCGCCGTGGTCCTCGCGGCCACGACGATGAGCGGCTCGGACGGCCAGGCCCCCATGGGCATCGGCGCGGTACTGCTCATCATCGGTGTCTTCATCCTCACCCCGCTCCTCTCCCGCCCGCTGATCGCCGCCGCCGGCCCGTTCATGCGAGTGTTCGGCGTCGCCGGGAAGCTGGCCCGCCAGAACTCGGTCCGCAACCCCCGTCGTACGGCCGCCACGGCCTCCGCGCTGATGATCGGGCTCACCCTCATCACCGGCATGACGGTGATGGCGGGCAGCCTCCAGCAGGCGATCGACAAGATGGCGTCGGCCTCGATCAGGGCGGACTACATCGTCTCGATGGCCAACGGCCAGCGCCTCTCCCCCGACGTCGCCGGGAAGCTGACGAAGACGCCCGGAGTGACCGCCGTCAGCCCCCTGAGCGACGCTCCCGTCCTCATCGACGGCACGTCGGACTACATGACCGGCGTCACCGGCGCCGCGATCGGCAAGCTGACGAAGCTGACCGTCGACGACGGCACGTTCAAGGTCGGCGGCACCCAGGTGGTGGTGGACGAACGGACGGCCAAGTCCCATGACTGGAAGGCGGGTTCGGCCTTCACGGTCGGCTACGACGACGGGCAGAAGCAACGGCTGACCGTGGCGGGCGTGTACGAGGGCAACGAGGTGGTGAGCGGCATCATGGTCGACAACACCCTGCTGGCCCCGCACCGGACGGACGCGGCCGAGCCCATCGACATGCAGGTGATGGTCAAGACGTCGGACGGGGCGACGAGCGCCACGAAGGACAAGCTGGAGAAGGCCCTGGGCGCCAACCCGGCCATCAAGATCCAGGACAAGAAGGACATCTCCAACGAGATCGCGCAGATGTTCACGCTGATGCTGAACATGCTCTATGGCCTGCTGGCCATGGCGGTCCTGGTCGCGGTCCTCGGAGTCATCAACACCCTGGCCATGTCGGTCTTCGAACGCTCCCAGGAGATCGGCATGCTCCGCGCGATCGGCCTCGACCGCAAGGGCATCAAGCGGATGGTCCGCCTGGAGTCCCTGGTGATCTCCCTCTTCGGCGGTGTCCTGGGCATCGGCCTGGGCGTGTTCTTCGGCTGGGCGGCCGGGGAGCTGATGGGCACGAGCATGCCGACGTACGAACTCGTCCTGCCCTGGGCCAGGATGGCGCTCTTCCTGCTCCTCGCCGCCACGGTGGGCGTCCTGGCGGCCCTGTGGCCGGCCCGCCGCGCGGCCCGCCTGAACATGCTGGCGGCGATCAAGTCGGAGTAG